The following are encoded in a window of Fretibacter rubidus genomic DNA:
- a CDS encoding deoxyhypusine synthase, with translation MTKNTKAQLLSNVVEHIDITQIDARPIIDAMGKMSFTARDLGRATDIFKQAVNDKDCSVILTLAGSTSAGGCMHVYRDLVKYGMVDAIVSTGAAIVDMDFFEALGYKHYQADSTIDDNELRELYIDRIYDTYIDEEELQACDHVIKDITDSLERRPYSSREFIWEMGKWLKTHAVKKGSLIETCYDYDVPIFVPAFSDCSAGFGLVKHQVENPGNYLSIDSVADFRELTDVKIKAGSTGLLMIGGGVPKNFVQDTVVCAEILGVEAEMHKYAVQITVADVRDGACSSSTLKEAASWGKVQTTLEQMVFAEAGSVVPLLASDAYHSCDWKNRPRRNFAKMFQK, from the coding sequence ATGACTAAAAATACAAAAGCCCAGCTGCTCTCTAATGTTGTAGAGCATATCGACATTACACAAATCGACGCGCGCCCAATTATCGACGCTATGGGCAAAATGTCTTTCACGGCGCGCGACCTTGGCCGGGCGACCGACATTTTCAAACAAGCCGTCAATGACAAAGATTGCTCTGTTATCCTAACGCTTGCGGGGTCTACATCTGCGGGCGGATGTATGCATGTTTATCGCGACCTTGTGAAATACGGCATGGTTGACGCCATTGTCTCAACGGGCGCAGCAATTGTCGACATGGACTTTTTTGAAGCCCTTGGCTACAAACACTACCAAGCCGATAGTACCATCGATGATAACGAGCTGCGCGAGCTTTATATTGACCGTATCTATGACACCTATATCGACGAAGAAGAGCTGCAAGCTTGTGACCATGTCATCAAAGACATCACAGACAGCCTAGAGCGCCGCCCTTATTCATCCCGCGAATTTATCTGGGAAATGGGCAAATGGCTCAAGACACATGCTGTCAAAAAAGGCTCTCTGATTGAGACGTGTTATGACTATGATGTGCCGATTTTCGTACCCGCATTCTCTGATTGTTCGGCGGGCTTTGGCCTTGTGAAACACCAAGTCGAAAATCCCGGTAATTACCTATCGATTGACTCTGTTGCTGACTTCCGCGAGTTGACTGACGTTAAAATCAAAGCGGGCTCTACGGGTCTTTTGATGATCGGCGGCGGTGTGCCAAAGAACTTTGTCCAAGACACAGTCGTTTGCGCAGAAATCCTTGGCGTCGAAGCCGAAATGCATAAATATGCGGTACAGATTACTGTCGCCGACGTGCGCGACGGTGCGTGCTCAAGCTCGACCCTGAAAGAGGCCGCTAGCTGGGGTAAGGTGCAAACCACGCTAGAGCAGATGGTATTTGCCGAGGCTGGCTCTGTTGTGCCCTTGCTTGCATCTGATGCTTACCACTCTTGTGACTGGAAGAACCGTCCACGTCGTAACTTTGCAAAGATGTTTCAAAAATGA